In one Lolium rigidum isolate FL_2022 chromosome 3, APGP_CSIRO_Lrig_0.1, whole genome shotgun sequence genomic region, the following are encoded:
- the LOC124695950 gene encoding uncharacterized protein LOC124695950, whose translation MLVGLRTFDKKILEKKQPHRAKVYLATHRKKDEERNKHVADLADLEKLIHNEPELAQSDHGKVAWKGDALHTILGEEKPGQVHGMGLLPVPNQVYGRLPRYLKNINMTTTNGSSHAGESDVMEEIAKLKRRIEEQDQRIEEQDQIIEGFRNQDEANFRQGNDEFQSEVPQNRRKVFANVPGMC comes from the exons ATGCTCGTTGGGCTGaggacctt CGACAAGAAGATCCTCGAAAAGAAACAACCACATAGAGCGAAGGTTTATTTAGCGACTCATAGAAAAAAAGATGAAGAAAGAAATAAACATGTG GCTGACTTGGCTGACTTGGAAAAGCTAATACATAACGAACCAGAGCTAGCACAAAGTGACCATGGAAAAGTTGCATGGAAAGGTGATGCCTTACATACAATTTTGGGGGAAGAAAAGCCTGGACAAGTGCATGGCATGGGTTTGCTTCCAGTGCCTAACCAAGTTTATGGTCGGTTACCACGCTATCTCAAGAACATCAATATGACTACAACAAACGGGTCATCACATGCCGGAGAGAGTGATGTTATGGAGGAAATAGCAAAGCTCAAGCGGCGTATAGAAGAGCAGGACCAACGCATAGAAGAGCAAGACCAAATTATTGAAGGATTTAGAAACCAGGATGAA GCCAATTTCCGCCAAGGCAATGATGAATTTCAGTCGGAAGTACCACAAAATAGAAGAAAGGTATTTGCTAATGTACCAGGCATGTGTTAG
- the LOC124695951 gene encoding uncharacterized protein LOC124695951, which yields MGHRRFLPPDHEFRFDAKSFDGSEEHRAVPIAYAQTAILDKIKSVKDFEKSKTWKEVSAKVLYIEDLEKLEERIIMTLCRMEMIFPPGFFTVMVHLVIHLATEAKIGGPVCYRSMWFTERYLGKLKSNVRNKAHPEGSIAEAYLADECMTFCSRYIVGFETKHNLTSRNEDSEELVGHCDVTRRSTLFPHAGNPLGKPGNFVLRGLDKVQAHRYLLFNCSDVNSYLRAHADEIKHRRNVNLDTIERTQNEKFHEWFRAHIKNLEEENGINSIKNDIRWLARGPVHAARRYRNANPVLRDVTYYGRIIDIIEMNYSGQFSVVLFKCEWVDVFSEEGIQKDKI from the exons ATGGGGCATCGCCGGTTTCTACCTCCAGATCATGAGTTCCGTTTTGATGCCAAATCATTTGATGGGTCTGAAGAACATAGAGCAGTACCCATTGCTTATGCTCAGACTGCAATTCTTGACAAGATAAAATCAGTTAAGGACTTTGAGAAATCCAAAACCTGGAA AGAAGTGAGTGCAAAAGTTCTTTACATTGAAGATCTCGAGAAATTGGAGGAGAGAATCATAATGACGTTATGTCGTATGGAAATGATATTCCCGCCAGGATTTTTTACTGTTATGGTGCATTTGGTTATTCATCTAGCAACTGAGGCAAAAATAGGTGGTCCAGTTTGCTACCGTTCGATGTGGTTTACGGAAAG GTACCTAGGTAAGCTGAAATCAAATGTTCGCAATAAAGCTCATCCCGAAGGATCTATAGCTGAAGCATATTTGGCAGATGAGTGCATGACATTCTGTTCAAGATATATTGTTGGTTTTGAGACCAAACATAACTTGACTTCACGGAACGAAGATAGTGAGGAGTTGGTTGGGCATTGTGACGTTACACGAAGATCAACTTTATTTCCTCATGCTGGCAACCCACTTGGAAAGCCTGGGAACTTTGTTTTAAGGGGTCTAGATAAAGTACAAGCTCACAGATATCTATTGTTCAATTGTTCTGATGTGAACTCATACCTTAG AGCTCATGCTGATGAGATCAAGCACAGACGAAATGTAAACCTAGATACTATCGAGAGGACCCAGAACGAGAAGTTCCACGAATGGTTCCGAGCTCAT ATCAAGAATTTGGAGGAGGAAAATGGCATCAATAGTATTAAAAATGATATTAGATGGCTGGCCCGGGGCCCAGTTCATGCAGCAAGAAGATACC GGAATGCAAATCCAGTTTTACGTGATGTGACGTACTATGGGAGGATAATTGATATTATCGAGATGAACTATTCTGGGCAATTTTCGGTGGTGTTGTTTAAATGTGAATGGGTTGATGTATTTTCTGAAGAAGGAATACAGAAAGACAA GATTTAA